The nucleotide sequence agcagcCTAACCAGAATATTTGTACTATATTTTACTACCTAAATTACACAGATGCTAGATATATTTGAAAATCTACATCCCTCAGTTCTACGTCTTGTCATTGACTGACATATGTTTCTATGTCAAGATTAGTGCCCTTGTTTTGGTTGTGACTGACGATGTTTCCTTCAGCCAAGTTGTTTTCCCATATTATGAAATAGGCAGCTGCAACAAACTTTTGAGCATTTTTCACAGCATGCCCCTTATGCTGTGTTTTATCCCTAAGGGATTTATTTCCCAGAAAGAATATCTGTAGCTGTTCtgcagataaaaacaaacaaaaggatgAGAAATAGGAGAAAGATGAGTCTTTCCAAACAAATATGCGTAGTTTCTGGAAGAAACCTCGTTGGTAGTCATCTCTAGTGTGAATTTTGCAGGCTGTTGGTAGAGCTGGGGCATTATCTAGGTTCTAAAGTCAGGAACCACTGTCCTCCATCCCAGCTGTTGCCCACTCATCCCATGTAGTGAGGTACCTGGAATAGggttgctgcagcagtgcttagTTTGATAATCCCAATTCTTAAAACAGTCACTTGCCTTGAAAGATAATTCCTATTGCAAATAATACCATCGTTTTCTGAATTGCAAGAAAAAGGCTTTTAGGGTTAAGGAACACCTCAGTGAACTGAGGTTATGCAGAGTAATGGGTGCAGAGCTGTCCATTGGTAAGCAAAGTTAGAACCCCATTGAACCTCCCTGAATGCCACTTGGGGTAAGCCTAAAGCAGTTACGGATTTACAGCTGTAGCTTAAATTTATTATGTTGAAGAAGCAATCCCTGTAAAACTACAGAATAATTATGTTACTTCCAAAAACCGCAGATGAATTCTCATATACCGCCTTTCATTCTAAAAAATTTGCTTATTGTTGGGTTGATCTATGGAGCAGCTGAGGGCATGCACCACACATTAATTTTATTGGTATATGTACAACACTGTGTCATAAGCTGCTCTGTTCAACTGATGTCTGTACAGATGTGGGCAAAGGCTCTTTAGAAACGTCTCCACAAatattcatttacattttaaaactaatcTACTTCAGCAAATTCTTGTACTCTATCCAGAACTGCTTCTTCCAAATGTGGAAGTGACTTAAATTCaccttcatgaaaaaaaaaaaccaaatacaTCAAGTGTGTGTTGTTCTATATCTTTGCACAGATGGAATTAGTAGCTAAAGGTGGTGACTACTTGATGTATATATTTCAGAattgaatttgatttttttttttgttaactaGGTTGACTGGACATATTAAATCCAGGCACATAGAGGAGAGTGGACTGCATGTTTTAAACAACACATGGGTTTGTGGCATATCTGAGAAATGCAATTATTTGGAGTGGAATGGATCAGAAGAGTGTTTTTCTcatcaaatggaaaagaagcTTTTCTACATTCTTTAGAAATACTGTAACATAACTGGGAAATGTCTCtaaatattctgctttaaatGGCAGCAGAACAGGGAGGAATTTCGTGCTGGTCAGTGACCATGCCGGCTGAGACAGGGGAGACAGGCAGGTTTTAGTTGTCACTTGAGCAGCAGGTAAAAATATTCCTAAAGGCTTGCTAGCAGACAGTGCTTGgcagaaaacacaaaggcaaaaatgaCTCCAAAATTCAAGTGCTCTTTTTGATGTTGTAGCCTGTCTCCTGAAGCAGACTGCAATGAATTCGTCCAGACGGGctgagaggagagagggagaggaaaacctCTCTCTCAAGTGTCCACTGCAGCTGGACCATCCAGATTATGGTGTCTTTTGTGCCGAGCATGTGTGGAAGCACTGAGCAGTTCATATCTTGCTCTCCTGCCATCCGTGGGCATTCTTCCCAAACTTGTACACCAGCCTTCTGTCCACTCGTTCCAAAATGCCTGTTTTATAATAGTATCTGcagggaaagcaaacaaaaaagcaatggaGAAAATAGTAGTAGAACTCAGATTATGGGAGTTTTTTACATAGACATCACAGCCTGAGAATAGAATGGGAGTCAATGTGCTCTTTCCAGTCTTCCTTTCCATTAAATTGCTATGTTGTGACTTTAAAGAGCTTTAAGTTTTCCCAGGTGCCTTGGATTATACCTTCCACTGCTTGAAAATTACAAGGAATACAAAGTGTTTTTGTTAGCTAGTCATATTTTTACGTAAGATTACCACAATTCAGCAGAAACTGCGAATGTTACTTCTAGAGTAAAAAAGGTCATTTTGCAAATATAGTCTAAATTCTCAGCTCAGTTACGTTATAGTTAAGTGATAGCTTTGTTGCAATCAATGGAGTTGATTGCCCCACTCTACCACTCTGCATTTAGCCCTGTGATCCTGTTTGTAACAAAGGAGACTGGGTGCTCTCTCAGGACCTATCGAATAAACAGGAAGTACCAACCCGCATCTGCCCAACATAAGTTTTCAGGATAGTAACGAGAAATGGATGTTGAGCCAGAAGTCAAGTGAGGTGAGGGACCCTTCCACCAGTTAACTCACCGAAGAGCTCTGCTCAATTTTTCGTATGtcattctgtcatttttcttcctttgtcccCACATCTTTGCCAGAGCTTCTGATTTAACAACCCGAAAAATGCCTTGTCCCCTGTCCTCCCATTCCAGAATGCCACTATTTTCttcaggagaaaggaggaggtcTCTTACAAATTCCCACAAATGAGAACTCTGCAGGTCTtgaaaaggaagaggacagTTATTCAGTAGATGTTTTCTTACTCAGGCAGAATTATATTTACAGTGCATTTTGTCACCAGCTAGTTATTCTTGCTGTCTGTTCGCACTGATTTCAATTTAGCTTTCAAAGTGTTAGTGTATTGCCTCTCTATAAATGgaatcaggaaaaagaaaagcactccAGAAAATATCAGTGAAGGGCTTTACAAATACCTATGGTGCTAGAATCTGTTTTCTACTCCAGGAATTTTACTGTAGCACAGTTTTAGTTATGTCATTCACTGGTTCTGTTCCACTTACCGTTGACAACTTTAGCACAGGGTTTAAACTGGTGcttttgaagaatttttaaTGTTCATGTCAAGCGTTTCAAGAGAAAAATTGTAACAAAGATTGGGTTGGCTAAAAATGAGATAAAGTGCCAGTTTCCCAGCATGGATAGACAGTTCCTTTTCCTATTGTTTCACCTAGCTCAGAGACGTGTTTGTGCATCAGGTGTGCCACAAATAATGGGACTCTAGCTTaaaaagaagaggagaggagagaagggaagggaagggaagaggcaGGTGTAGCTATTGTCTTAGCTTCAGATTAGACgcatggaatcacagaatcaccaaggttggaaaacatctctgagatagtccagtccaaccatccaccaatatttccccactaaaccatatccctttCTACAAAATCTAAGCTTTTCTTGAACAGCTCATGGgttggtgactcaaccatccccctgggcagcctgttccagtgcctgaccactcagagaataaatttttcctaatatccaattaATTGGGTGCCAATTAACTGACGTATGAATGCATGTTGGATCTCAACACTGAcccaagcatttaaaaataatgagtcAGCCCCCAACAAAGTCCTGAGAGCAACATAAGAATAATGAATGTCATAATAATATCTGAAGTTTCTTATTTGGTTTTCTGCATTTACaatctttgttattttcagattgttttccAGTCATTCTGCAACTCGATGGCTAGAAGCACTTTAAACatgtaaatagaaaaagaaacgtggctttaagaaaaataccaaGTACCTCAAGACTCATGATAAAATCATGAGAGCTGGCAGTGCTTAAAAGCCAAACCTcagtgaaattttatttatttgcgGTATCATTAGGGTTTCTTTTGATAACCACATGGAGCTGGAGAGTTAGAACAACGTGGGCTGTGTAATCTTGAATTTTGAGTTTCTGATATGTACTTACTTGTTCTACCATGACTGTGACATTCTTGGCCGCTGATGCCACCTGCCCTCATGCATGCCTTATCACGCACCGGGACTGAACTACAGAATAACGTGAGAAGTGAAGAAGGAACTCCTGAGTCTGGTGGCAACTTGGTCAAAAGGTCACCTATGCAAACGCCATGCAACATTAAGTCAAAGAGGGTATGTGAGCTGCAACTTTATCTCTTTAATAAAACTCTAGCACGAAGGTAAGCACAAGTGAATAATTAACACAACTGTGTGGCttgcagcacaaaaaaaaatacatgaaattttTGTCAGTGCTCTATTCAAAATGCTTGGATTCTGTAGGTTTACGGAATTGGGTGCCTGGTGTGTGGGGGTGAAAGTTTCTTGGCTTTACGCTTTGCAGTGGTTCTGGGAGGTCAAAACTGCCTCAGTAGGCAACTACAGTATTTGCCAGCATGCTTATAGGGGTGATCAGCACTTGAATCAACACTTCAGAATTTCTGTCTCAATACTGCAATAATGAGAGAGCAATTAGAAGAGGGTATTATTGACCCCAGTGGGAAGAATTATTAAAGTCTGCTAGGAAAAGCAGTACATAGTCTAGTGACTACAAAAAATGTGTATCTGCTGAGTACGCATCTAGTGAGAAGGGGTATTGGTGAAACCTCGTGAAAGCAATTAACAGTGAAGACCTACAAATTCATTTCATGGGATAAATCGTAGTGGGATAAAAGTTACAAAATAGGGGAACTTCTGTGGATAGTGTGTTTTCCATTGAATGCAACTTAGTGTGTATGAGCAAGTTTACTTACAGTCCTTGTTGgataattttgtttcttctacaTCAGTAAAAAATGAAGTGCCTGTCAGGGAAAAACATAACCCAGtgttcagtgcttttcttcagaagagtaactactgaaatcaatgaaataaGTTTTCAGCTTCTCCACTGCTAAAATGATTTGTCATTTCTACTTCTTGATCTGTTTTTATCCTCCATTTTCCTTACCCTTTGCATCACATCTACTCATGTgtctcttctcctctctccgAAACTCACTTGCAGCTTCTTTTCTGCTTAGATCACTCATTCTTCATTCGGTCTCTTTAAAACTACTCCTGCGTCCTTCCCCTACCTAACGATCACCTCTATTGCTGGAAACCAGATGTGCACATGGCTGGAACTGTCTGTGTTAGCAGGTTAGTGTCACCTTGGTAAAGGAGTCATTACATTCCCAGCATGTAAATGAATGCTTTGAACATACCAAGCTGCGTTCAGGGAACTTAAACCATGCTGAGAAGTCCGGcacacaaaataagaaaatgatagACTTAGGCTTGCTTGTagaggagcagctgtgtgcattGCCTGCTATGCTGTGGCAGTCTCGTTACAGGACTGTGTACTGCCTTTCCTCACAGGCCTTGGGCAATGCATACGGCGGATGGGCATGGTCTGTTGTATTTAATCTACACTCGGCTGTTCAGTGTCAGCTCTCATAATCCCATCAAACACAACTGGTCTACTTTCTGAGAAAGAGAGCAGCCTTCACTCTGTTGGATTACAGGAATAACTGCGTGTTATGACCCCCTGTATCCCATCTGGATGTACCCTGGGATTATGCGGGTTGAGCAGTTTCAGCAGAAAGGTCAAGGGTGGAGCAGCGCTGGAGCCTGCACAAAGGTTTCTGTGGTCCAGGGAGGAGCCTGGTGCTCATGTGGCTGAGCCCACGACTACACCAAGAGTGCCAGCTGTGGCTGTGTCCTTCTGTAGGGCAGTACCTAAGCGGCTCTCATGTTTTACTTGATTCAGCGTGAATCCCACGTTTTCTGCTAGCAAGAAATTCAcacaaaaagcactgctttctgttttgcatttggtTTCTGGAACGCTCACCGTGCATCCTGATGTTCTGTAAGATGAAATACAAGTATTCACCACAAATGCCTGCAGCATCCAGGAACTCTTCCTGAGTCATGTTGCACAGCTGTAAGCCACTGATattaaaatgggaaaaggaaatgcagttgGCATCTAGCTTGTACTGGtcacagcagaactgcagccatTCACAGACGTTGTGCTTACTCCAGTGCTCCGGGTGGATGGATGTCCAGAAAGAATCAGAATCTGTAACACATTTGGCAAGAAAGAGGAACATTGCAATGCAAAACTGATTGTGCTCTCCATTTTAATAACCATGCTCCAAGCAAAACTGatcccccttctttcttctgttatgGCTGCAGACTTCCTTCCTTATTCTTTTAGAAAATACCAGGGCCTGCCTTGTGCATTTTAGTTACTGCTGTTGCCACGCAAATATGCATGTTAATTGTCTTAGACCTACTGAGAGAAACTGCTTACATGTACAAAggatctctctctctctaaaataaataaataaaaggtatAAGAAAATTAGAGTAGAGAATTTGTGAGAACTTAGCAGTGTGTGATAACAATGAGTGATGCATTCCTGGGCTGAAATAACCTGACATATTCTCCTTCAGTAATATCCATGGCAGTTGGGTAAATGCCATTAATTTTCAGCTAAAATGATATTAATGCTATAGGTGGGATTACTTTTTGTTAtgttagaaactgaaaaatgcattacttTTAATACACCTATTCATTGGCTTTGATTATCTATCTGTATCATTTATTGTACTCCTGGAGTCGCTAAAGAGTAAATAACAACAGGAGGGCAACCAAATAGCATGTGAATGAGAGTAGTATAATGTAATCAGAAATGATTTCGTTTATTTTCACATCTAACAGCATCGTATTCTTGACTTACGTTTCCCACTGTCTCCGTCTGGTCATccatttgttattattttattttcaaatggatCCTGAACATCTGATTTTAGGTACTGCTTATATGAAATGGCAATTCAAATTAGGTTATGATAGCACTGCGAGCAAAGTGAATTGTAGCTGTCATTTGTCTAGACAACCAGTTCAGAGTGCAAAATGATGCAAATAGGCTGGATGAGTTTCCAAGGTAAAATGAATTACAAGGGTTTGAAATTGTGACAGAATAACTGAAACATGGATCTTGCATCCTACGTGGGCTTCTGTTAAATAATTAATACTTCTAATTAGAAGTCCTAAAAGTTTACAGGGGAATTTGTGGTTGCTTTCATGAATCATTCCCAGGCTATAAATATAATCATCTGTATGCACATATGGAATTAATGTAATACCGAACCTCTGCTGTGACATCGCCGTAAAGCAAAGAGGTGGGCAGAAGATCTGGGTCTGGCTTTTGGGGCCCATTGCTCAAGGATATTTGAATCTGAGATTTTATTCAGCTCCTGATTTAAAAGGGAAATCTGGTGAGCCTGACATCAGGTTGGCTGCTCTAAGCCCTGCAGATGGCATACACCTGGCTATGTCAGAGTCTGGAGGTTTCCTTGGGTGGAATGGGAGTGCTGGAAGCACTGGGCTCACAGGGCTtctgccaggaaaaaaataaaattgctttaataCTAGGCTTGAGCTCTACAGGAATCTCAACTTTAGAGGCTgttcaagaaaagcagaaggctgAATCGATCCCTTTTGGACCAGGcagactatttttatttaatcctGTGCCAAGAGCCTCCAGTCCCCTTAGGAAAGCTGGAGCGTCCCCAGGTCCCCAGCTAGACAGACTGACTGCGGAGGGGCCGTTCCGTGGGACTGGGCACACATCCAGCCCTGTGTTTCCTGAGCTGCCCTGTGAGCTCTCTGCCCTTCCATGGGTACAGTGAATTGTCTCACAGTGTTTTGGCCACTGGTCTTGAAAATTTGACTTGACAGTGATAAATATCAGCTTTGCTGGCAGTACAAATGCCACAGCATGTTTCTTTCATGGACCAGCACTCATCCGGTCTAGTTTCCTTGTTTGCTTTGGCTTTGGAAagactcagatttttttttttggaatattCCGAGGCCCCATGATAATGTACATGATGAATGTACAAAATGTGCTGACACCAAGGTGTAGCATTTGCATGTGCTCTTGCCTTTTAGTTCTTATATCTGGGTTAGACATGCAGGGGAGCTTCCCCTTCTTCCAGGTGACAGACGTGACTGAGGTATTGTGCCACTTTGAACATGCTGCTGGAAGAAATGATCAGTTGAAGACAAAGCCTCTCCAAAAGAATTTCAGgtcttcttttaaagaaaaagaaatggccAGGTAGAATTTCATACCACCATTTCAAAAGCATAAGGGAAAAAGCCACCTGGCAGGTGCTGGGGGCAGGTAGCTCCCTGTGCCAGGGCAGCAGTGTGCCTCAAGCAACGAACAGTGCAGCTGGGAGGAGGGCGGTGGGCAGCTGAGAGTGGAGAAGAGAGCCTCAATTCAGACCTTGCCTTTTCCACTGGTTTTAGATGTTTTCCACCACCCATTCCATTGCACTGATTGTCTTGCCAGGCCTCTCCTGAAACCTGAATATTTTAACCCTTTTATGCTGGCCAGTACCCAGCCCTTGGGAAATGGCATTTGAAGGCATAATCCCACTGGGCTATAACCATTATTTCAGTCAATAGGCCTGGTTCATGTCCTCCAGCTAATGCTGTGCTGTGAAAATGAGTCTCCTGCCTTGCAGGAGATGCAGTTTTATCTGTAGTGACAAGCAAAGCTGAGGAAGACGTGAAGTCCCAGGTAGATTCAGTAATGCAGGCCAAGAAAAGAGCTGTCCAGGTTTTCCTGGGATGCAGTGGTTTCTGTATGGCAATGGCAAGCCAACATTGCACATGTGCTTACAGTTGGTGAAAATACTTTTATCAGCCACAACAAATCTGGGTGGATGAGCCTGCTTACGTATAGTCCAGCTGTAATACAGGGCAGACAGAGCATGCCTGTACCTTTTGGCCCACCTTTTTGTCAGTTGGAAAagatatatttcatttaaacataatattttgttttttagagACAGAATTTCcatacattttctgtattattttcccAGTATTAATACTTTGGTGTTATTTTCCAGCACTCAGTGATGGAAAATGaggacaagaaatgaaaaagacgCAATATTTTAGTGTAACAGACCTTAGCTTCCTCCACTTCgtgtatgtaaaaaaaaagagatttctccAAAATGTAAATCCTGGTATGTTCTGACTGCCAGAGAGTGAAAGTGTAAAAACATGAAGATGACTAATGTGGAAACTGTAAAGGCAGACTAACCTTGCAGTTCTCATAGGAACAAGAGGATAGGTGCTCTGCCCCAGACCGAAAGCCCCGCTAAACTGGGCTCCTGTCTGTGATCTGGTTTACAGGAACAATTTCATAATTTCAGAGAAACTATTGGACTTGGACTAGTACATATATTAATGTCCTAACGCCCTGTctggcagaggagctgagcCTAGTAATAGCCTTAAATCAGTGATCTTCACCTGACTCTTTCTAGGCACTTGCCATCCATTCTTCAtctgaatatatacatatgctttatatatatttacGTATATTAATATACATTTCCATCTGGAATGTGTTTGAACTTGACCTTACACTTTGTTTCTACCAAGTACAAAGCAAGTTTTCAGAAGGCATTGGGATCACAGCCCTGAAGCCTCTTGTTGTGACCAGGAGGGAGCGCATGTTCACTTCTGCTGACCTACATTCTCCTCTGCCTTCAGAGCAAAGTTCTCCTTGAATTGCCGCTCTAGGactgctcctgcactgctgcagtggttttatttctgtgctagACATGTTAAATGTGCTTCTCAGCTACTGTGGAGGAAACGAAGGAGATAGGAAAAGAACTCACAGGTTCTACAAGGTTGGTTTAAATTTGATTCAGGAAAGAAGTGATTGTAACATGAGGAGTTTATGAAAAGCCTAAAACGCATCAGAAATTGAGCTATAAAAAACTTGTGAAGGAGGAAATGTAGCTTCCACTATAGTCAGGAAAGGATAATGATTTCCTCTGCTCAGCTTTGCTTGGCAAGAGGGAGTCTGACCTGATTGCTGCCCAAAATTCTGCTTCTAGAGCAGAGAGAGCTTTGCATTTAGCTGCAAGCAGAGTTTGATTCAACAtcactgctgcactgctgtccACCTGGGTGAGCTCAGAGCCATGCAACTGTTGAGTAGCAGAGCTCGCACTGATAACAAGGAACAGATGGCTCTGTAATGATAGGAATTGTCAGGATGCCACAGAAgggctgctctgccttcagcaaATGCTGATCTGCTGATAGCAGAActacttcatagaatcatagaagcatgGACGTtgcaaaagacctctaagatcatccagcccaaccatccacctaccaccaatactgcccaataaatcatgtccctcactaccacatctacacatttcttgaaaacctccagggacggtgactccaccacctccctgggcagcccttgGGATCATTTCAATTTCATCTGTTTggtggatttttatttttttaaacaaacaaacaaaaaaaaaaaaaaacaaaaaaaaaacaaaaagccaatcTATACCAAAAGGCAAATCTATAATAAAAACCAAGGCAAAATTGTGACTGATCCAAAATTAACTTTAAATTGAATAATAtcagactttttaaaatgcatacttgaattttaaagcagaatacTTTCTATGATTTCTGTAATGTCATGAACTTTAGAATTTCATTCTAAGTTGGAATGAAAACTAATATtgaaacaatatatatataactaaaAATTTAATTCCTGCAGGGCTTTAAAGAACAGCCATTTATTTGAAGCAAGAAGACTTATATTCTACCTCATATATCATGAAGACGTTGAATGGACAAATTCAGCaatatagaaacaaaaatgtccTCAATGGCCATGGATTAGCACCAACAGAAGCTGTGTGGAAAGTTTTGCTCTTTACTACTCAAACTGTGCCTTACAGGAAAGTGCTTTTCCACAAGGCCAACAGTGTTCTCATTTAAGAGGACAAAAATAGctttgtaagagaaaaataccGCATAAAACCATACATCTTCCCCAGTTCTCACCACAAGTTTGGCTCAGCATTGTGACTGGGTTGTGCTACCTTTCTTTACAGAACTGTTGAATGATTCAGAGAGAGAAGGACTGTTCAGGAATTTACACCGACTGTTTTGAAGGGAGAAGATTTAGAAAGAATTCTTTCGCACAGAGTTGGGCTGACCACGTGAGGTGTGTGGCCTGGTGATGTGCGGGGTTTTCATATTCACAGTCAGAGAATTGCACACTTAACATTAGCAAATTCTAAGGAGGAGAATTTGATGTGTTTCTAGACTTTGATGTGTTTCTACACAGTTCTCCAGTGGCTTCTGAAATCCCAGTTATTGCCAGCTACACGTGCATTGATCTGGTCACTGATATTCATCACAAATAACTGGCCTGCTATGTGGTTGAAGTTCTTTACGGTGGGAGTGATCTCAGTGACAAATTCTGCATTCTAGGCAGATGGGATAAATAAGGAGTCAAGAACCTGAGGCTATAGCTGTCTTCCTCTCTTTGTTAACTGCACTTTCCTTCAGGAGTTTCTTCTTGCATTATGTGTATCACCTTGCCAAATGAGGGGAAACTGTCACTTAAACACAAAACACTATTCTTTCTGTGTGCCTTGATCTTTCACAAGCTAGCAGTATGCTTAAGAAAGTTAACTGGACTAGAAAAAACAATGGGGACAACAGTGGGCTCAGCCTGTTTGCTGCTCAATTTGTCTTGAACTAAATTAAATTCAAATCAGCCTTGACTTTTTGAAAATGCACATtcttttcaatttcagtttctATCTACATACCTGTCTGATGGTCACAGGTGGGATAGTCATCTTCAGTTGTCCCAAATATCTCTGTCCAAGACATCAGGGGATCACAAACCATCGTGTTTGACAGAAATGTGCTGTGGGTTACTGAATCCAGCATCACCTTGAGACAGCAATACATTAGTTGAAGATGAGTATCGCGGTAATATTAAGAGTGTAATTATTTCCTTGCTGTGAATGTATAGATTTATGATGTACCAATGGCCAACAGATGAACTTCAGCTGAAGATGAACGATCATCttctgaaaactgcagtgaagTAAGACATTTAGGAGCAATGCAGCTGATGAAAACACCATAGGTAGATTTGCAGTCAAAATGATTGGAATGACACATTCCTAGAGATTTGAAAATGCAATGTAtgtgtacaaaaataaaagtgacaaGTAAACCATTAAATAAACCACAAAATAATTAGAAACACGTAGATGAGTTCGACACTGATTATATGAGATTGGCAGTAAAAAAGTCCCCACACAAACATATAAGAAAACATAATTCTGGCCATAAGGGTGTTCACTGTGTCTATAAGACACTGCCACAAATGTCAGCCAGGCTAAAGTGTGAGGAGATTAACAGATTAACAAAGTCTGAGAAAGATGTACGTTTGGAAAGAAGATCAGAAACTGAGAATTTATGTGGAAAACTAGGAAACTATTTCAGAGGTTTCATGCTTCAGGGAAGAGGATTGCACCAAAAATGAGATGACTGCAGTATAAAGTAGCTGAGAACTGCTgatatttcagtgaaagagCAGTGGTTGGTGAAAACATGATCGATGACAGGAACTAAAGATGGCACAGAGAATTTGTGGTTCatccctctcctttctgcttgtgTCACGTACACATACTCACACACATGAGTACACACGTATGCAATTTGCTGTTCTTCACAGCCAAGACTGATGATGCCCAAACCCCGGCACCTTCCCACATGCAGTAGGAAAGGTGATGGTTTGGAAGGCttgaaggaaagaatgaagtGGAGTTTAAAACC is from Numida meleagris isolate 19003 breed g44 Domestic line chromosome 6, NumMel1.0, whole genome shotgun sequence and encodes:
- the ELF5 gene encoding ETS-related transcription factor Elf-5; the encoded protein is MLDSVTHSTFLSNTMVCDPLMSWTEIFGTTEDDYPTCDHQTDSDSFWTSIHPEHWSKHNVCEWLQFCCDQYKLDANCISFSHFNISGLQLCNMTQEEFLDAAGICGEYLYFILQNIRMHGTSFFTDVEETKLSNKDCDLLTKLPPDSGVPSSLLTLFCSSVPVRDKACMRAGGISGQECHSHGRTNLQSSHLWEFVRDLLLSPEENSGILEWEDRGQGIFRVVKSEALAKMWGQRKKNDRMTYEKLSRALRYYYKTGILERVDRRLVYKFGKNAHGWQESKI